In Nitrospira sp., one genomic interval encodes:
- a CDS encoding multidrug efflux RND transporter permease subunit, with protein sequence MNLSAPFVRRPVGTMLMTIAVLLVGLVSFRYLPVAALPQVEFPTINVSASLPGASPETMASSVAAPLERQFTRIAGVTEMTSSSTIGGTNITLQFELHRDIDGAARDVQAAINAARADLPSNLPTSPSYRKVNPSDGPILILALTSELVTRGQMYDAASSILQQKLSQVEGVGQVAVGGGSLPAIRVDLNPTALNKYGIGLGEVRQALAATNVNRPKGQLTRDDRTWEIRTNDQLHKVEDYLPLIVAYRDGRAVQLSDVATVEHSVEDLRTMGVANGTPAVLVIIYRQAGANIIETVDRLRARLPQLEASLPGSISLSVVMDRTPVIRASLHDVERTLLISVGLVILVVFLFLRNVRATLIPSVAVPVSLIGTFGVMYLCGYSLDNLSLMALTIATGFVVDDAIVVLENITRYREQAVPPMEAALRGARDIAFTVVSMTLSLVAVFIPIFLMGGMLGRLFREFAVTLSVAILVSLVVSLTTIPMLCARVLPAEGTGHQGWWARAGERLFEAMRRGYAASLRWVLRHPRTMLAVTLATMALTVYLYILVPKGFFPQQDTGRLFGNIQAAQDISFQAMRDKLAEVVDIIKSDPAVATVTGFTGGGGHAGTTNTGRMFIALKPLEERGMSSDQVIARLRPKLAKVPGAPTYLQPIQDLRIGGRASSAQYQYTLQSVDLAELNTWSPIVEAKLRTLPELVDVNSDQQDRGQQSLVVFDRATASRLGLSPQLIDDTLYDAFGQRQVSIMYTPLNQYHVVMEVAPQYWQNPAALHDIYVRAPNGGQVPLSAVTRYEPTNTILSVNHQGQFPAVTLSFNMAPGVSLGVAVQAIDRAMHEINLPAAVRGTFQGTAKAFQSSVDNQPWLILAALVTVYIVLGILYESYVHPITILSTLPSAGVGALLALLLFKTELSMIALIGIMLLIGIVKKNAIMMIDFALQSERAGEGKSPEAAIYEACLLRFRPIMMTTLAALLGALPLALGTGVGSELRRPLGIAIVGGLLVSQVLTLYTTPVVYLFLDRLRLRWARIRAASLHPAA encoded by the coding sequence ATGAACCTCTCCGCCCCGTTCGTCCGGCGCCCCGTCGGCACCATGCTGATGACCATCGCTGTCCTGCTGGTGGGGCTCGTCTCTTTCCGGTACCTGCCGGTGGCTGCCTTGCCGCAGGTGGAGTTCCCGACCATCAACGTGTCCGCCTCATTGCCCGGCGCGAGTCCGGAGACGATGGCCTCGTCCGTGGCGGCGCCGCTGGAGCGCCAGTTCACCCGTATTGCGGGCGTGACGGAAATGACCTCGTCCAGCACCATCGGCGGCACCAACATCACGCTGCAGTTCGAGTTGCATCGCGATATCGACGGTGCCGCGCGCGACGTCCAGGCGGCGATCAATGCCGCCAGGGCCGATCTGCCGTCGAATCTGCCGACGAGCCCCAGTTATCGCAAGGTGAATCCGTCCGACGGTCCCATCCTGATCCTGGCCTTGACCTCCGAACTTGTCACCCGCGGCCAAATGTATGATGCCGCGTCGAGCATCCTGCAGCAGAAGTTGTCGCAGGTGGAGGGCGTGGGGCAGGTGGCGGTGGGCGGCGGTTCGCTTCCGGCCATCCGCGTGGACCTCAACCCGACCGCCTTGAACAAGTACGGCATCGGCCTGGGGGAGGTGCGCCAGGCGCTCGCCGCGACGAACGTGAATCGGCCGAAGGGGCAGCTCACGCGCGACGACCGGACGTGGGAGATCCGCACCAACGATCAACTCCACAAGGTCGAGGACTACCTGCCGCTGATCGTGGCCTATCGCGACGGACGGGCCGTCCAGCTGTCCGACGTAGCGACGGTCGAGCATTCCGTCGAAGACCTGCGGACCATGGGAGTCGCCAACGGCACGCCCGCGGTGCTGGTCATCATCTACCGGCAGGCGGGCGCCAACATCATCGAAACCGTCGATCGGTTGCGGGCGAGATTGCCGCAGTTGGAAGCGTCGCTGCCCGGCAGCATCTCCCTTTCGGTCGTCATGGACCGGACGCCGGTGATCCGCGCGTCCCTCCACGATGTGGAACGGACGCTGCTCATTTCCGTCGGCCTGGTGATTCTGGTGGTGTTTCTGTTCCTGCGGAACGTTCGCGCCACCCTGATCCCGAGCGTGGCGGTGCCCGTGTCGCTCATCGGGACGTTCGGCGTGATGTACCTCTGCGGCTACAGCCTCGATAACCTGTCGCTGATGGCGCTCACGATCGCGACCGGGTTCGTGGTGGACGATGCGATCGTGGTGCTGGAGAACATCACGCGATATCGCGAACAGGCGGTGCCGCCGATGGAGGCGGCCTTGCGCGGCGCCAGGGACATCGCCTTCACGGTGGTGTCGATGACCCTCTCGCTGGTGGCGGTGTTCATTCCGATTTTTCTCATGGGCGGCATGCTCGGGCGGCTGTTCCGGGAATTCGCCGTGACCCTGTCGGTGGCGATCCTGGTATCGCTGGTGGTGTCGCTGACGACGATTCCCATGCTCTGTGCGCGGGTGTTGCCGGCGGAAGGCACCGGTCACCAGGGCTGGTGGGCTCGTGCCGGCGAGCGGCTGTTCGAGGCGATGCGGCGGGGGTATGCCGCGAGCCTGCGCTGGGTGTTGCGGCATCCGCGCACCATGTTGGCCGTGACGCTGGCCACCATGGCGCTCACCGTGTACCTGTACATCCTGGTGCCCAAGGGATTCTTCCCGCAGCAGGACACCGGCCGGCTCTTCGGGAACATCCAGGCCGCGCAGGATATTTCCTTTCAGGCCATGCGGGACAAGCTGGCCGAGGTGGTCGACATCATCAAGAGCGATCCCGCCGTAGCCACCGTGACCGGGTTTACCGGCGGCGGCGGCCATGCCGGGACCACCAACACCGGCCGGATGTTCATCGCCCTGAAACCGCTGGAAGAACGCGGGATGAGTTCCGACCAGGTCATCGCGCGGCTGCGACCGAAACTCGCCAAGGTGCCGGGCGCACCGACGTACCTGCAGCCCATTCAGGACCTTCGCATCGGCGGGCGCGCCAGCAGCGCGCAATATCAATACACGTTGCAGAGCGTGGATCTGGCTGAACTCAACACCTGGTCGCCGATCGTGGAGGCCAAGTTGCGGACCCTGCCCGAACTGGTCGATGTGAACAGCGACCAGCAGGACCGTGGCCAACAATCCCTGGTGGTGTTCGATCGCGCCACGGCGTCGCGGCTTGGGCTGAGTCCGCAGCTCATCGACGACACCCTCTACGATGCGTTCGGGCAGCGCCAGGTCTCGATCATGTATACGCCGCTGAACCAGTACCACGTGGTGATGGAGGTGGCGCCGCAATACTGGCAGAATCCGGCGGCGTTGCACGACATCTACGTGCGCGCGCCGAACGGGGGGCAGGTGCCCTTGAGCGCCGTCACGCGCTATGAACCGACGAACACGATCCTTTCGGTCAACCACCAGGGACAGTTTCCAGCGGTAACCCTGTCCTTCAACATGGCGCCGGGGGTGTCGCTGGGGGTGGCGGTGCAGGCCATCGACCGGGCCATGCACGAGATCAATCTTCCCGCCGCCGTGCGCGGAACCTTCCAAGGCACCGCCAAGGCGTTTCAGTCGTCGGTCGACAATCAGCCGTGGCTGATCTTGGCCGCATTGGTCACGGTCTACATCGTGCTGGGCATTTTGTACGAGAGTTACGTCCATCCGATCACCATTCTCTCGACCCTGCCGTCCGCCGGCGTCGGCGCCTTGTTGGCCCTGCTCCTCTTCAAGACGGAGCTGAGCATGATCGCCTTGATCGGCATCATGCTCCTGATCGGCATCGTGAAGAAGAACGCGATCATGATGATCGATTTCGCGCTGCAGAGTGAACGTGCCGGCGAGGGGAAGAGCCCGGAAGCGGCCATCTACGAAGCCTGCCTGTTGCGCTTCCGGCCCATCATGATGACCACCCTGGCGGCCCTGCTGGGCGCCTTGCCGCTGGCGCTGGGGACGGGGGTGGGGTCGGAGTTGCGGCGTCCGCTCGGCATTGCGATCGTGGGCGGCCTGCTGGTGAGCCAAGTGCTCACCCTCTATACGACGCCCGTCGTCTACCTGTTCCTCGATCGCCTCCGGTTGCGCTGGGCGCGGATCCGGGCCGCCTCTCTCCATCCTGCCGCCTGA
- a CDS encoding RNA polymerase sigma factor — MDTLPSLDLERLFLEHQRDLLAMLRRMVRCRETAADLAQEAYIRLADVPTSQVISSPRAFLFRTATNLALDHFRKQKFRGRRQAPLEDAEQVPTDMRAVDAQAHDKQVVAMLERALSTLSERTRAVFAMRRVQGYSYQEIAARLGISERAVEKHLVRAMACCQDALPSKDVPVL; from the coding sequence ATGGATACCTTGCCTTCCCTCGATTTGGAGCGGTTGTTTCTCGAACACCAGCGTGATCTTCTGGCTATGTTGCGGCGGATGGTGAGGTGCCGAGAAACGGCGGCCGATCTCGCGCAGGAGGCTTACATCCGTCTTGCTGATGTCCCCACCTCCCAGGTCATTTCGTCTCCTCGGGCCTTTCTGTTCCGGACCGCCACCAACCTGGCGCTGGATCATTTCCGCAAACAAAAATTTCGCGGTCGACGGCAGGCACCGCTGGAAGATGCCGAACAGGTGCCCACCGACATGCGAGCGGTGGATGCCCAGGCGCACGACAAGCAGGTGGTGGCGATGTTGGAGAGGGCATTGTCCACGCTCTCCGAACGGACGCGGGCCGTCTTCGCCATGCGGCGGGTGCAGGGGTATTCCTATCAGGAGATTGCGGCGCGATTGGGGATTTCAGAGCGCGCCGTCGAAAAACATCTCGTCCGGGCGATGGCCTGCTGCCAAGATGCGTTGCCTTCCAAGGACGTGCCTGTTTTATAG
- a CDS encoding FecR family protein produces the protein MRSEDHRSEPSFGEPSPDRRLREEATAWFVRQAAGNFSEAERRRLEGWCAQSPAHARAFRQVRALWDAPELGYAAAQSLAAVDRQHRPARWWWPAWGTAAVAACLLLVMALGGQELMARLGADYRTGVGEQRAVTLSDQSIVTLNTDSAIAVRYHSDRRIVQLLRGEASFAVRPDPDRPFTVGSRGVETTALGTQFVVRADGDDVRVTVLNGSVQVTDRARPQDEVLRLSAGDQVSMKPDGAGSVVRVDAAADAAWLQHRLVFVRTPLAEVVRELARYHHGAIFVWNSALRSLPVTGIYNLSDPSQIVATLADTLPIHLVRLTDRVIIIR, from the coding sequence ATGCGATCTGAAGACCACCGTTCGGAGCCATCCTTCGGCGAGCCATCGCCGGATCGTCGATTGAGGGAAGAGGCGACCGCCTGGTTCGTGCGGCAGGCGGCCGGAAATTTTTCCGAAGCCGAGCGGCGACGTTTGGAGGGGTGGTGCGCGCAAAGTCCGGCGCACGCCCGTGCCTTCCGCCAAGTCCGGGCCTTGTGGGATGCGCCGGAGCTGGGGTACGCCGCCGCGCAGAGCCTGGCCGCCGTCGATCGGCAGCACCGGCCAGCCCGTTGGTGGTGGCCTGCGTGGGGGACGGCGGCTGTGGCCGCCTGTCTGCTCCTCGTGATGGCGCTCGGCGGGCAGGAATTGATGGCCAGGCTGGGAGCCGACTACCGCACGGGCGTCGGGGAGCAACGGGCGGTGACGTTGTCGGATCAGTCGATCGTCACGCTGAATACCGACAGTGCCATTGCCGTTCGCTACCATTCGGATCGGCGGATCGTGCAATTGTTGCGAGGGGAAGCCTCCTTCGCCGTCCGGCCTGATCCCGATCGGCCCTTTACCGTGGGGAGCCGCGGCGTCGAAACCACGGCCCTGGGGACGCAATTTGTGGTCCGAGCCGACGGCGACGATGTGCGGGTGACCGTGCTGAACGGATCGGTGCAGGTCACGGATCGCGCGCGGCCCCAGGACGAGGTTCTTCGTCTGTCCGCAGGCGATCAGGTATCAATGAAGCCGGACGGCGCAGGGTCGGTGGTCCGCGTCGATGCCGCCGCCGACGCAGCCTGGTTGCAGCATCGTCTGGTATTCGTACGAACGCCTTTGGCCGAGGTGGTGCGGGAACTCGCCCGCTACCATCATGGGGCTATCTTCGTCTGGAATTCGGCTCTACGGTCCTTGCCGGTCACCGGCATCTACAACCTCTCCGATCCCTCGCAGATCGTCGCGACGTTGGCCGATACCCTCCCGATTCATCTGGTCCGACTGACGGACCGGGTGATCATCATTCGCTGA
- a CDS encoding TonB-dependent receptor has translation MDADIRVLMACEHDTLEAGMERGARGGGAAERRGGEWWRRWGVAIVMLSLLATTAFAQTDGTTESQATRHYRIPAQSLNTALRDFALASGLQVSFPDDVAAGRTSRELVGTYTPEEALSELLAGTGLSFRFTAADTVTLERARRTAVPVVLTANGTASAAPTTGPDQPASTGARPVKVPEIIVLDVQERNLPDQEAVKEVAGTVNVVTREEIQRARPKNADEMLRRIPGVNVLDEYGQGLRPNIGIRGMDPRRSKNILLLLDDVPIQPALFGDASTYYMVPIERIDHIEVIKGGASVLYSPNTQGGLINFIRKRIPATPTFSTTNTFGSFNFFQSDTQYGGYFGNFGAQLGYLRRQSDGFRQRSASQLDDFTMRFEANPDDRTRITANISWYEETTQTPGSLTPTQYRNDRTLAGKPLDEFKGQRGAIDLTATREINAHNQAKVLVYGNVFERNWYIQDQAANGTLLETSTNFLRKFNVFGVVPQHQFTFSLFGLDQRITTGFRYHAERLTDIRGVGTAGSKISSTTNNADLESVAYAAYTETAIRLTEALTISPGIRWEQVNQSRETMNAVPPAGGNFKGYKTTQGLIYGTGVKYQLTPDSLLFGHVHTTFRPPTFANAVDPTSGTAQDLSAERALSSDIGVRFTILPGVSGELALFRAEFSNQIVQQGSQFVNAGKTLQEGIESTLHLDWGEIVRPLQGFVTRGSITLLRPKSLSGATDGKDLPYAPRMTFYGLVGYYHPTGASIEADALFIAQQFTDGANTQVENALGTNGAIPSYTIWNLRLNYAPPKARWALFAGVRNLTDESFIAQRTTGSFIGIQPGEIRNFYGGFSWRF, from the coding sequence ATGGATGCGGACATCCGCGTCTTGATGGCCTGTGAACATGACACCCTGGAGGCTGGCATGGAGAGAGGGGCGCGTGGAGGTGGAGCGGCGGAGCGACGAGGGGGCGAGTGGTGGAGGCGCTGGGGCGTCGCGATCGTGATGCTCAGTCTTTTGGCGACGACCGCCTTCGCCCAGACCGATGGAACGACAGAGTCTCAAGCCACAAGGCACTATCGGATTCCGGCTCAATCCCTCAACACGGCGTTGCGCGATTTTGCGTTGGCATCGGGGCTCCAAGTGAGTTTTCCCGACGACGTGGCGGCCGGCAGGACCTCGCGCGAACTGGTCGGGACCTATACGCCGGAAGAGGCGTTGTCGGAGCTGCTGGCGGGAACCGGCCTGTCGTTCCGCTTCACGGCGGCCGATACGGTGACCTTGGAACGGGCCAGACGCACGGCGGTTCCTGTTGTGCTGACGGCGAACGGCACTGCGTCGGCGGCACCGACGACTGGGCCCGACCAGCCTGCTTCGACTGGAGCCAGGCCCGTGAAGGTGCCGGAAATCATCGTGTTGGATGTGCAGGAGCGGAATCTGCCGGATCAGGAAGCGGTCAAGGAGGTTGCGGGCACGGTCAATGTCGTCACCCGCGAGGAAATTCAGCGCGCGCGCCCCAAGAATGCGGATGAAATGTTGCGCCGGATTCCCGGCGTCAACGTGCTCGATGAGTATGGCCAAGGGTTGCGGCCGAACATCGGCATCCGCGGCATGGATCCGCGGCGCAGCAAGAACATCCTCCTGTTGCTGGACGATGTGCCGATTCAGCCGGCCCTGTTCGGGGATGCTTCCACGTATTACATGGTGCCGATCGAGCGCATCGACCATATTGAAGTGATCAAGGGCGGCGCCTCCGTGCTCTACTCGCCCAACACTCAAGGCGGGTTGATCAATTTCATTCGGAAACGCATCCCCGCGACGCCGACGTTTTCTACGACGAACACCTTCGGCAGCTTCAACTTCTTTCAGTCCGACACGCAGTACGGCGGGTACTTCGGCAACTTCGGCGCGCAACTGGGCTACCTCCGTCGCCAGTCGGACGGCTTCCGGCAGCGGAGCGCGTCCCAGCTGGATGATTTCACGATGCGGTTCGAGGCGAATCCGGACGATCGCACAAGGATCACCGCCAACATCTCTTGGTACGAGGAAACGACGCAGACGCCGGGCAGCCTCACCCCCACGCAGTATCGCAACGACCGTACCCTGGCGGGAAAACCGCTGGATGAATTCAAGGGGCAGCGGGGAGCGATCGATCTCACGGCGACGCGGGAGATCAATGCCCACAACCAGGCCAAGGTTCTCGTCTACGGCAATGTCTTCGAGCGGAATTGGTACATCCAGGATCAAGCCGCCAATGGAACGCTGCTCGAGACGAGCACCAATTTTTTGCGGAAATTTAACGTGTTCGGCGTGGTGCCGCAGCACCAGTTCACCTTTTCCCTTTTCGGCTTGGATCAAAGGATCACCACCGGATTCCGCTACCATGCCGAACGCTTGACCGACATCAGGGGCGTCGGCACGGCCGGCTCAAAAATCAGCAGTACGACGAACAATGCCGACCTCGAATCGGTGGCCTATGCGGCCTACACGGAGACCGCCATCAGGCTGACCGAAGCGCTGACCATTTCTCCGGGTATCCGCTGGGAGCAGGTGAACCAGAGTCGGGAGACCATGAATGCGGTCCCTCCGGCGGGAGGCAATTTCAAGGGCTATAAGACCACGCAAGGACTAATCTATGGCACGGGGGTCAAGTATCAACTCACACCGGACAGTCTGTTGTTTGGGCACGTGCACACCACGTTTCGTCCGCCGACCTTCGCCAATGCCGTCGATCCGACCAGCGGCACGGCGCAAGACTTGTCGGCTGAGCGGGCCTTGAGCTCCGACATCGGAGTTCGTTTTACCATCCTACCGGGCGTGAGCGGAGAACTCGCGCTGTTCCGGGCCGAGTTCAGCAACCAAATCGTGCAGCAGGGCAGTCAGTTCGTCAACGCGGGTAAGACCTTGCAGGAAGGTATCGAAAGCACGCTCCACCTCGACTGGGGGGAGATCGTGCGCCCGCTGCAAGGGTTCGTCACGAGGGGCAGCATCACGCTGCTCCGGCCGAAATCGCTCTCCGGCGCCACGGACGGCAAGGACCTGCCCTATGCGCCGCGCATGACCTTTTATGGATTGGTGGGTTACTACCATCCGACCGGCGCCTCGATCGAGGCGGATGCGCTGTTCATCGCGCAGCAGTTCACCGACGGGGCGAACACTCAGGTGGAGAATGCCCTCGGCACCAACGGGGCGATTCCGTCCTACACCATCTGGAACCTGCGATTGAACTACGCACCGCCGAAGGCGCGTTGGGCCCTGTTTGCCGGTGTGCGCAACCTGACCGACGAGTCGTTCATCGCACAACGCACGACCGGAAGTTTCATCGGCATCCAGCCGGGCGAAATCCGAAACTTTTACGGCGGCTTCTCCTGGAGGTTTTAA
- a CDS encoding DUF4198 domain-containing protein: MMGTRLMFGLWSIVAMGSGVIASPAGAHFVWVETEATASADAGLPLKIYFGEYAELLREERGGRLDQIDGVTLRVQHAKQGRTDVSLTKQINHFAGSLSACTPGPNAVLAEQAQVPVQDLRKYDIGVVKPMFYARTSFLCVEEGRINEHERGPVAPMDLDLIPLTKGLSLATGRMTHAPGGEIVVKAVFKGKPLPNTQVLVHAPNGWDKELKSDAEGILAFTPLWPGRYVLEVVQVEPTPGEFQGKPYEAVRHRSTLSLQVKAERSRAE, encoded by the coding sequence ATGATGGGGACGAGATTGATGTTTGGATTGTGGAGCATCGTGGCGATGGGGAGTGGGGTGATTGCGTCTCCCGCCGGGGCGCACTTCGTCTGGGTCGAGACGGAGGCGACTGCATCGGCGGATGCGGGGTTGCCGCTGAAGATCTATTTCGGTGAGTACGCCGAGCTCCTGCGCGAGGAGCGAGGCGGGCGATTGGATCAGATCGATGGCGTGACCTTGCGGGTGCAGCACGCCAAGCAGGGCAGAACCGACGTGTCCCTGACCAAGCAGATCAATCACTTTGCCGGCTCCCTGTCCGCCTGTACACCGGGCCCCAACGCCGTGCTGGCCGAACAGGCCCAGGTGCCGGTGCAGGACTTGCGTAAGTATGACATCGGTGTGGTGAAGCCGATGTTTTACGCGCGAACGTCCTTCCTGTGTGTGGAAGAGGGGCGCATCAACGAGCATGAGCGTGGACCGGTCGCCCCGATGGACCTCGATCTGATCCCGCTGACCAAGGGGCTGAGCCTGGCCACGGGGCGCATGACCCATGCTCCTGGTGGAGAGATCGTCGTCAAGGCGGTCTTCAAGGGCAAGCCGCTTCCGAACACGCAGGTGTTGGTACACGCGCCCAACGGCTGGGACAAGGAACTCAAGAGCGACGCCGAAGGTATCCTGGCCTTTACCCCGCTGTGGCCGGGGCGGTATGTCCTCGAAGTCGTACAGGTCGAACCGACGCCGGGGGAATTTCAAGGGAAGCCGTACGAAGCCGTTCGGCATCGCAGCACCCTGTCCCTGCAGGTGAAGGCTGAGCGTTCGAGGGCGGAGTAA
- a CDS encoding PepSY domain-containing protein, translating into MSRAGAERLVRQAHRWVSIGAVGFFLLSLVTGLLWADAKFLYWDERYKEKRHPLAGPPVDSAQVPLDRALALAASSVEGRAVVEQAVLRADFGRLFYEVKVRAEGGPVILLVDAMTGERLSPIAPELAPVIAAQYVPTPAPVLGVEVERYKPRKKKRVYDAVRVRFDDAEATEIVLDRQTGEILEDEGRWRRVHFAVMQLHQLNFFGFEKTLLNIPGVPMLFMSLSGLLLWGFHRARARRARL; encoded by the coding sequence GTGAGCCGTGCAGGGGCCGAACGTCTCGTCCGGCAGGCCCATCGTTGGGTCAGCATAGGCGCGGTGGGGTTTTTCCTCCTGTCGCTCGTGACCGGGCTGCTCTGGGCGGATGCCAAGTTTCTCTATTGGGACGAACGGTACAAGGAGAAGCGGCATCCGCTCGCAGGACCGCCGGTGGATTCCGCGCAGGTGCCGCTCGATCGCGCGCTGGCGTTGGCGGCGTCGTCTGTCGAGGGACGGGCGGTCGTCGAGCAGGCGGTCCTCCGCGCTGATTTCGGGCGGCTCTTCTATGAAGTGAAGGTGCGGGCCGAGGGCGGGCCGGTGATTCTGCTGGTGGATGCCATGACCGGTGAACGGTTGTCGCCGATCGCGCCGGAGTTGGCGCCGGTGATCGCCGCGCAATATGTGCCGACGCCGGCACCGGTGCTGGGCGTGGAGGTGGAGCGGTACAAGCCGCGAAAGAAGAAACGTGTCTACGATGCCGTGCGCGTCCGGTTCGATGATGCCGAGGCCACGGAGATCGTGCTGGACCGGCAGACCGGGGAAATCCTGGAAGACGAAGGGCGGTGGCGTAGGGTCCACTTTGCCGTCATGCAGTTGCACCAGTTGAACTTTTTCGGCTTTGAAAAAACCCTGCTCAACATTCCCGGAGTCCCGATGCTCTTCATGAGCCTCTCCGGCCTATTGCTCTGGGGGTTCCATCGTGCCAGGGCGCGCCGGGCCAGGCTGTAG
- a CDS encoding HAMP domain-containing protein, translated as MTIRTIKGRIVLAIVLVGCIPLVIGLVLASMSGMRSLRDVIGGNFQAIAEQAADRLTMLVQSQVQGVRLLASAPLRVRQPVEAANLSYPGEWTETQRLIQARAQEWEKGRESAARLLNSELSRFLLETKVRDGDKMVGLLITDRYGALVAASSEPDHYFLSQEPWWEALQSGGLDRVYVSGVIPGQEGSFRTPEETIDIAVPILDDHQHAIIGAIKASYRFDSLFAMIKEIRIGQTGHAMLFDAAGEPLVCPILPRRAHRIPSQLMAKIVSSDPGWEIAEDDGHGATDTVVGYAPVTGLNLPDTSWHVFVRQQPEETYAPIRDQLRNLALIGVVMLGLLWAMGRYVAARIARPIQVLKTGVEAISQGTYDGPLDIRTGDEFEELAVAVHRMADRLQASRGELETLNAELTHRVEEKTAEITRQMRKLELSERLATLGKVASGIAHEINNPLGIILNRIECMEAEAAQTQVPDDVSRDLVAIRTQAERISRVTRSILTFSRGTVSTLKPLDVNCVARTCVAMAGERVATLSVRIESHLSPELAPAMGDRDRLETVLLNLINNAIDAVVGFTNQGLVTLRTERLTVEGEDWVRISVSDNGPGVPSTILDRIFDPFFTTKPAGQGTGLGLFLSYGIVSDHRGRIEVRNESSGAAFDVYLPAVGCGAPAHEGVPWGLQEKF; from the coding sequence GTGACGATTCGCACCATCAAGGGCCGTATTGTGCTCGCCATCGTGCTGGTGGGCTGCATCCCGCTGGTGATCGGCCTGGTGCTGGCGTCGATGTCCGGCATGCGGTCCCTGCGCGACGTGATCGGCGGCAATTTCCAAGCGATCGCCGAACAGGCCGCTGATCGGCTGACCATGCTCGTCCAGAGCCAGGTGCAGGGGGTACGCCTCCTTGCCTCCGCGCCCTTGCGGGTGCGCCAGCCGGTGGAAGCCGCGAATCTCTCCTATCCGGGCGAATGGACCGAGACACAGCGCCTCATCCAGGCGCGGGCGCAGGAATGGGAAAAGGGTCGTGAGAGTGCCGCCCGCCTGCTGAATTCCGAACTCTCCCGTTTTCTCCTCGAAACCAAGGTGCGGGACGGCGATAAGATGGTCGGGCTGCTGATCACCGACCGCTACGGTGCCTTGGTCGCCGCCAGCTCGGAGCCGGACCATTATTTCCTCAGCCAGGAACCTTGGTGGGAAGCGTTACAGAGCGGTGGACTGGACCGAGTCTATGTCAGTGGCGTGATTCCCGGGCAGGAAGGCTCCTTCCGGACGCCTGAGGAGACCATCGATATCGCCGTTCCCATCCTGGACGACCACCAGCATGCGATCATCGGCGCCATCAAGGCATCCTACCGATTTGACTCGCTGTTTGCGATGATCAAAGAAATCCGCATCGGGCAGACCGGCCACGCCATGCTGTTCGATGCGGCCGGCGAGCCCCTCGTGTGTCCTATCCTGCCGCGACGGGCGCATCGGATTCCCAGCCAGTTGATGGCCAAGATCGTCTCCTCGGATCCGGGGTGGGAAATCGCGGAGGACGACGGCCACGGGGCGACCGATACGGTGGTGGGGTATGCGCCGGTCACGGGCCTGAACCTGCCGGATACCTCCTGGCACGTCTTCGTGCGGCAGCAACCGGAAGAAACCTACGCGCCGATTCGCGATCAGCTGAGGAACCTGGCCCTCATCGGCGTCGTGATGTTGGGGTTGCTCTGGGCGATGGGACGGTATGTCGCGGCGCGTATCGCGCGGCCTATCCAGGTGTTGAAGACGGGGGTCGAAGCGATCAGTCAGGGTACCTACGATGGCCCGCTCGATATCAGGACGGGGGATGAGTTTGAGGAACTGGCCGTGGCCGTGCATCGCATGGCGGACCGACTCCAGGCCTCCCGTGGAGAACTGGAAACCTTGAACGCGGAACTGACGCACCGTGTCGAAGAGAAGACGGCGGAAATTACCCGCCAGATGCGGAAGTTGGAGCTGTCCGAACGACTGGCGACGCTCGGCAAGGTGGCGAGCGGCATCGCCCATGAGATCAACAATCCGCTCGGCATCATTTTAAACCGGATCGAATGTATGGAGGCGGAAGCGGCGCAGACGCAGGTGCCCGACGACGTGAGCCGGGACCTGGTGGCGATCCGCACCCAGGCGGAGCGCATCTCGCGGGTGACCCGCAGCATTCTCACCTTCTCGCGCGGCACGGTCTCGACCTTGAAGCCGCTCGATGTGAACTGCGTGGCGCGGACCTGTGTGGCGATGGCGGGCGAACGGGTGGCGACGCTGTCGGTCCGCATCGAGTCGCACCTGTCGCCCGAACTCGCGCCGGCCATGGGAGATCGAGACCGGTTGGAGACGGTGCTGCTCAACCTGATCAACAATGCCATCGACGCAGTGGTCGGCTTCACGAACCAGGGCCTGGTGACCCTGCGGACGGAACGGCTGACGGTGGAAGGAGAGGACTGGGTGCGTATCAGCGTCTCGGACAACGGTCCCGGTGTGCCGTCGACCATCCTCGATCGAATCTTCGACCCCTTCTTTACGACCAAGCCGGCCGGCCAGGGCACGGGGCTTGGGTTATTTCTGAGTTACGGCATCGTGTCGGATCACCGTGGCCGTATCGAGGTGCGGAACGAGTCCTCCGGCGCGGCGTTCGACGTGTACTTACCTGCGGTGGGCTGCGGAGCCCCCGCTCATGAAGGAGTACCATGGGGATTGCAGGAAAAGTTTTGA